One window from the genome of Pseudomonas fluorescens encodes:
- a CDS encoding DUF4399 domain-containing protein, which translates to MKSFMSRAALAGLLLGASMLASAATPAPKGAEVFIVSPADGDTVAQEFTVKFGVKDIALAPAGDVTKNTGHHHLLIDVDTLPAAGAAIPNDANHMHFGKAQTQATIKLAPGKHTLQLILGDSGHMPFEPSIVSEKITVNVK; encoded by the coding sequence ATGAAAAGCTTTATGTCTCGTGCCGCGTTGGCCGGTCTGTTATTGGGCGCTTCGATGCTGGCAAGCGCCGCGACACCGGCGCCTAAAGGTGCTGAAGTGTTCATCGTTTCCCCGGCAGACGGCGACACCGTCGCCCAGGAATTCACGGTCAAGTTCGGCGTCAAGGACATCGCCCTGGCCCCCGCCGGCGATGTGACCAAGAACACTGGCCATCACCATTTGCTGATCGATGTCGACACGTTGCCTGCGGCAGGCGCAGCGATTCCAAACGACGCCAACCACATGCACTTCGGCAAGGCACAGACCCAGGCCACCATCAAACTGGCCCCGGGCAAGCACACCTTGCAATTGATCCTGGGCGACAGTGGCCACATGCCGTTCGAGCCGTCGATCGTGTCCGAGAAAATCACTGTCAACGTGAAATAA
- a CDS encoding methionine ABC transporter ATP-binding protein encodes MNAVNARLRDEAPAPQSADQTELHPELNRAHVRFIGLGKTYNGSQGPVAALQGIDLAIQRGEVFGIIGRSGAGKSSLIRTINRLEQPTSGRVLIDRVDIGEFDEDHLVALRRRIGMIFQHFNLMSAKTVWQNVELPLKVAGVPKEQRQRKVRELLELVGLHGKHKAYPAQLSGGQKQRVGIARALVHDPQILLCDEATSALDPETTQSILGLLREINQRLGLTIVLITHEMAVIREVCDRVVVLEQGRIVEQGPVWEVFGNPQHEVSRTLLAPLQHAIPEELQSRLQALPASADAATVLRLQFTGIDREEPDLAALFSALGGRVRLLHGGIERIQGHGLGQLLLAVSGSSWGAEELRQRAGNWAQRVEVLGYVV; translated from the coding sequence ATGAACGCCGTCAACGCGCGACTGCGCGACGAAGCCCCCGCGCCGCAAAGCGCCGACCAGACTGAATTGCATCCAGAGTTGAACCGTGCCCACGTGCGCTTCATCGGCCTGGGCAAGACCTACAACGGCAGCCAGGGCCCGGTGGCCGCGCTGCAGGGCATCGACCTGGCGATCCAGCGCGGCGAAGTGTTCGGCATCATCGGCCGCAGCGGTGCTGGCAAGTCTTCGCTGATCCGCACCATCAACCGGCTCGAACAACCCACCAGTGGCCGGGTGTTGATCGACCGGGTGGACATCGGCGAGTTCGATGAAGACCACCTGGTGGCGCTGCGTCGGCGCATCGGCATGATCTTCCAGCACTTCAACCTGATGTCGGCCAAGACCGTGTGGCAGAACGTCGAACTGCCGCTCAAGGTCGCCGGCGTGCCCAAGGAGCAGCGCCAGCGCAAAGTCCGCGAGCTGTTGGAGCTGGTGGGGCTGCACGGCAAGCACAAGGCCTACCCGGCGCAGCTTTCGGGCGGACAGAAGCAACGCGTCGGGATTGCCCGGGCGCTGGTGCATGACCCGCAGATCCTGTTGTGCGACGAGGCCACCTCGGCCCTGGACCCGGAGACCACCCAGTCGATCCTCGGCCTGCTGCGCGAGATCAACCAGCGGCTGGGCCTGACCATCGTCTTGATCACCCATGAAATGGCGGTGATTCGCGAAGTCTGCGACCGGGTGGTGGTGCTTGAGCAGGGGCGGATCGTCGAGCAGGGACCGGTCTGGGAAGTCTTCGGCAACCCGCAACACGAGGTCAGCCGGACGCTGCTGGCGCCGTTGCAACACGCCATCCCGGAAGAACTGCAAAGTCGCTTGCAGGCGCTGCCGGCGTCGGCGGACGCGGCTACGGTGCTGCGCCTGCAATTCACCGGCATAGATCGCGAGGAACCGGATCTTGCCGCCTTGTTCAGCGCCCTGGGTGGGCGAGTGCGCTTGCTGCACGGCGGCATCGAACGGATTCAGGGCCACGGGCTGGGGCAATTGCTGCTGGCCGTGAGCGGTTCGTCGTGGGGCGCCGAAGAACTGCGGCAACGGGCGGGCAATTGGGCGCAACGGGTGGAGGTGCTGGGTTATGTGGTTTGA
- a CDS encoding SfnB family sulfur acquisition oxidoreductase, protein MTFSQHVAVITSDEQALIVASDLADDFKRDSALRDRERRLPYPELEAFSRSGLWGISVPKAYGGAGVSNVTLAKVIALISQADGSLGQIPQNHFYALEVLRVNGTEAQKQRLYAEVLAGQRFGNALAELGTKTAHDRTTQLRRDGEGYRINGRKFYATGAIYAQRIPTSVVDENGVQQLAFVPRDSKGLTVIDDWSGFGQRTTGSGSVVFENVYVAADDIVPFQSAFERPTPVGPLAQILHAAIDTGIARAAYEDALHFVRSKTRPWIDATSDVATEDPHTLKSFGQLSIRLHATEALLERAGEFLDRAQADTGADTVAAASIAVAEARAISTEISLAASSTLFELAGSQATLAEHGLDRHWRNARVHTLHDPVRWKYHAVGNFYLNDEKPPLRGTI, encoded by the coding sequence ATGACGTTTTCTCAACACGTCGCGGTGATCACCAGCGATGAACAAGCCCTGATCGTGGCCAGTGACCTGGCCGATGACTTCAAGCGCGACAGTGCCCTGCGCGACCGCGAGCGGCGCTTGCCGTACCCGGAACTGGAGGCCTTCTCCCGCTCTGGCCTATGGGGCATCAGTGTACCCAAGGCCTACGGCGGTGCCGGTGTGTCCAACGTTACCCTGGCCAAAGTTATTGCCCTGATTTCCCAGGCCGACGGCTCGCTGGGGCAGATTCCGCAAAATCATTTCTACGCCCTGGAGGTGCTGCGGGTAAACGGCACCGAAGCGCAAAAACAACGCCTGTACGCCGAAGTGCTCGCCGGGCAACGTTTTGGTAACGCCCTGGCCGAACTTGGCACCAAGACTGCCCATGACCGCACCACCCAACTGCGCCGCGACGGCGAGGGCTATCGCATCAACGGCCGCAAGTTCTACGCCACGGGGGCTATCTATGCCCAGCGTATCCCCACCTCGGTGGTGGATGAAAACGGCGTGCAACAACTGGCATTCGTCCCTCGTGACAGCAAAGGCCTGACGGTGATCGACGACTGGAGCGGTTTCGGCCAGCGCACCACAGGCAGTGGCTCGGTGGTGTTTGAAAACGTGTATGTCGCCGCCGACGACATCGTGCCCTTCCAAAGTGCTTTCGAACGTCCCACACCGGTGGGGCCACTGGCGCAGATTCTTCACGCCGCCATCGACACCGGCATCGCCCGCGCCGCCTATGAAGACGCCTTGCATTTTGTCCGCAGCAAAACCCGTCCCTGGATCGATGCCACCAGCGACGTCGCCACCGAAGACCCGCACACCCTCAAGAGTTTCGGCCAACTGAGCATCCGCCTGCATGCCACCGAAGCCCTGTTGGAACGCGCCGGTGAATTCCTCGACCGGGCCCAGGCCGACACCGGGGCCGACACGGTCGCCGCCGCCTCGATTGCCGTGGCCGAAGCCCGTGCCATCAGCACCGAAATATCCCTGGCCGCCAGCAGCACGCTGTTCGAATTGGCCGGCAGCCAGGCGACCCTGGCCGAACATGGCCTCGACCGTCACTGGCGCAACGCCCGGGTGCACACCCTGCATGACCCGGTGCGCTGGAAATACCACGCCGTGGGCAACTTCTACCTCAACGACGAAAAACCGCCGCTGCGGGGGACCATCTGA
- a CDS encoding transporter substrate-binding domain-containing protein — protein MRFLPGLICLLPLLSPLAHAELIDDINDRGELRIALEANTAPFNFKEDGKLTGFEVELGEMLAAELDVRPDFVVTDAGDLLPGVESGKYDVAINHIAMTPELAERFDLSAAYSHPDAQLLASKEEPQRPLVMAQSFQPEEEKSGPPPSLVIPFQKGNPAFKASLDNALTRIKDDGRLEQLSQKWLKKQE, from the coding sequence ATGCGCTTTCTGCCTGGCCTGATTTGCCTGCTACCCCTTTTGAGCCCCCTGGCTCATGCCGAACTGATCGATGACATCAATGACCGTGGCGAACTGCGCATTGCCCTTGAGGCCAACACCGCGCCCTTCAACTTCAAGGAAGACGGCAAACTCACCGGCTTCGAAGTGGAACTGGGTGAAATGCTCGCGGCGGAACTCGATGTACGGCCCGATTTCGTGGTCACCGATGCCGGGGATCTGCTGCCCGGTGTGGAGAGTGGCAAGTACGACGTTGCCATCAACCACATAGCAATGACCCCGGAACTGGCCGAACGTTTCGACCTCAGTGCCGCTTACAGCCATCCGGATGCACAATTGCTGGCGAGCAAGGAGGAGCCGCAGCGTCCGTTGGTCATGGCGCAGTCGTTCCAGCCGGAAGAAGAGAAGAGCGGCCCGCCGCCGAGCCTGGTGATTCCGTTCCAGAAGGGCAACCCGGCGTTCAAGGCCAGCCTGGATAACGCCCTGACGCGTATCAAGGATGACGGGAGGCTGGAGCAGTTGTCGCAGAAGTGGTTGAAAAAACAGGAGTGA
- a CDS encoding MetQ/NlpA family ABC transporter substrate-binding protein, which produces MTTQLLTLPVKALALALGLFSSALFAADAPLKIGTTAAFAIPLEAAVEEAGKQGLKVELVEFSDWIAPNVSLASGDIDVNYFQHIPFLENAKAAAGFDLVPFAPGIINNVGLYSKKYKSFDELPEGASVAIANDPINSGRGLQLLAKAGLISLEPGVGYKATEDDIVANPKKLKILQVEAVQLVRAYEDADLVQGYPAYIRLAKTFDASSALLFDGLDHKEYVIQFVIQPKSQNDPRLIKFVDIYQHSPVVRAALDKAHGKLYQAGWEG; this is translated from the coding sequence ATGACCACGCAACTCCTGACCCTGCCAGTCAAAGCACTGGCCCTGGCCCTCGGCCTGTTCAGCTCGGCGCTGTTTGCCGCCGACGCACCGTTGAAGATCGGCACCACCGCCGCGTTCGCCATTCCCCTGGAGGCAGCGGTCGAAGAAGCCGGCAAGCAAGGCCTGAAGGTCGAACTGGTGGAGTTCAGCGACTGGATCGCGCCCAATGTCAGCCTGGCCTCTGGTGACATCGACGTGAATTACTTCCAGCACATCCCGTTCCTGGAAAATGCCAAGGCCGCCGCCGGGTTCGACCTGGTGCCATTTGCGCCGGGGATCATCAACAACGTTGGTCTCTATTCGAAAAAATACAAAAGCTTCGACGAACTGCCCGAAGGCGCCAGCGTCGCCATTGCCAACGACCCGATCAACAGCGGTCGCGGCCTGCAGCTGCTGGCCAAGGCCGGGCTGATCAGCCTTGAGCCGGGCGTCGGCTACAAGGCCACCGAAGACGACATCGTCGCCAACCCGAAGAAACTCAAGATCCTGCAAGTCGAAGCGGTGCAACTGGTGCGCGCCTATGAAGACGCCGACCTGGTACAGGGCTACCCGGCCTACATCCGCCTGGCCAAGACCTTCGATGCCAGCTCGGCCTTGCTGTTCGACGGCCTCGATCACAAGGAATACGTGATTCAGTTCGTGATCCAGCCCAAGAGCCAGAACGATCCACGGCTGATCAAGTTCGTCGACATCTACCAGCACTCGCCAGTCGTGCGCGCCGCCCTGGACAAGGCCCACGGCAAGCTCTACCAGGCCGGTTGGGAAGGCTGA
- a CDS encoding methionine ABC transporter permease codes for MWFDRLLQGFIDTFLMVGVSSLIALLAGIPLAVILVTSGKGGIYEAPALNRALGAFVNLFRSIPFLILMVALIPFTRLIVGTTYGVWAAVVPLTIAATPFFARIAEVSLREVDHGLIEAAQAMGCRRWHIVWHVLLPEALPGIVGGFTITLVTMINSSAMAGAIGAGGLGDIAYRYGYQRFDSQIMLTVIVLLVALVAVIQLGGDRLARGLNKR; via the coding sequence ATGTGGTTTGATCGGTTGTTGCAGGGTTTCATCGACACGTTCCTGATGGTCGGCGTGTCGTCGTTGATCGCGTTGCTGGCGGGCATACCGCTGGCGGTGATCCTGGTCACCAGCGGCAAGGGCGGGATCTATGAAGCGCCGGCCTTGAACCGGGCCCTGGGCGCGTTCGTGAACCTGTTCCGCTCGATACCGTTCCTGATTCTGATGGTGGCGCTGATTCCGTTCACCCGGCTGATCGTCGGCACCACCTATGGCGTGTGGGCCGCGGTCGTACCGCTGACCATCGCCGCCACGCCATTCTTCGCCCGTATCGCCGAAGTCAGCCTGCGGGAAGTCGACCATGGCCTGATCGAAGCGGCCCAGGCCATGGGCTGCCGCCGCTGGCACATCGTCTGGCATGTGCTGCTGCCCGAAGCCCTGCCGGGCATCGTCGGCGGTTTCACCATCACGCTGGTGACCATGATCAACTCCTCGGCCATGGCCGGGGCCATCGGTGCCGGTGGCCTGGGCGACATCGCCTACCGCTATGGCTACCAGCGTTTCGACAGCCAGATCATGCTCACGGTGATCGTGTTGCTGGTGGCGTTGGTCGCCGTGATCCAATTGGGGGGTGACCGCCTGGCGCGGGGCTTGAATAAGCGCTGA
- a CDS encoding SfnB family sulfur acquisition oxidoreductase, which produces MSDLAQAKVQSDLDIAPLLLPAQVLRNDAEAIKAAHELAQVARQQAARRDQQRKLPWAEIEQFTRSGLGSIAVPRAYGGPQVSFVTLADVFAIISAADPALGQIPQNQFGVLQLILGTGTERQKKILLQSVLEGWRIGNAGPERGTRNTLELKARITADGDGFVINGQKFYSTGALFAHWVAVKALNDEGRQVLAFVRRGTPGLRIVDDWSGFGQRTTASGTVLLNNVRVDAELVLENWRINETPGVQGAISQLIQAAIDAGIARGAIDDAIAFVRERARPWIDAKVERASDDLYVIADIGKLKIELHAAEALLRKAGQVLDQVSAAPITAQSSARASIAVAEAKALTTEIALQASEKLFELAGSRATLAEFNLDRHWRNARVHTLHDPVRWKYHAIGAYHLNGTLPARHSWI; this is translated from the coding sequence ATGTCGGATTTGGCGCAAGCAAAGGTCCAGAGCGACCTGGACATCGCCCCCCTGCTGTTGCCCGCACAGGTGTTGCGCAACGATGCCGAGGCGATCAAAGCCGCCCATGAACTGGCACAGGTCGCCCGCCAGCAAGCCGCGCGTCGTGACCAGCAACGCAAGTTGCCTTGGGCGGAAATCGAGCAATTCACCCGCAGCGGACTGGGCAGCATCGCCGTTCCCCGGGCCTACGGCGGCCCGCAGGTTTCGTTCGTCACCCTGGCCGACGTATTCGCAATCATTTCCGCCGCCGACCCAGCCCTGGGCCAAATCCCCCAGAACCAGTTCGGCGTGCTCCAGCTGATTCTCGGTACCGGTACCGAACGGCAGAAAAAAATCCTGTTGCAGAGCGTGCTCGAAGGCTGGCGCATCGGCAATGCCGGGCCCGAACGTGGCACTCGCAACACCCTTGAACTCAAGGCGCGGATCACCGCCGACGGCGACGGCTTCGTCATCAATGGCCAGAAGTTCTACTCCACTGGCGCACTGTTCGCCCACTGGGTCGCGGTCAAGGCACTGAATGACGAGGGCCGGCAAGTGCTGGCGTTCGTGCGGCGCGGCACCCCGGGCCTGCGGATCGTTGACGATTGGTCGGGCTTCGGCCAACGCACCACAGCCAGCGGCACCGTACTGCTGAACAATGTGCGGGTGGATGCCGAGTTGGTCCTGGAGAACTGGCGCATCAACGAAACGCCCGGTGTACAAGGGGCGATTTCCCAACTGATCCAGGCCGCCATCGATGCGGGCATTGCTCGTGGCGCCATCGACGATGCCATCGCCTTCGTGCGCGAACGGGCCCGGCCCTGGATCGACGCCAAGGTCGAGCGGGCCAGTGATGACCTCTACGTGATCGCCGACATCGGCAAGCTGAAAATCGAGTTGCACGCCGCCGAAGCGTTGCTGCGCAAGGCTGGACAAGTCTTGGACCAAGTCAGTGCTGCTCCCATCACCGCGCAATCGTCCGCCCGCGCCTCGATTGCCGTGGCCGAAGCCAAGGCACTCACCACCGAGATCGCCCTGCAAGCCAGCGAAAAACTGTTCGAGCTGGCCGGCAGCCGCGCCACCCTCGCCGAATTCAATCTTGACCGCCACTGGCGCAACGCACGGGTCCATACCCTGCACGATCCGGTGCGCTGGAAGTATCACGCGATAGGCGCCTACCACCTGAACGGCACCTTGCCGGCCCGGCATTCCTGGATCTGA
- a CDS encoding LLM class flavin-dependent oxidoreductase has product MAAGKKKILLNAFNMNCIGHINHGLWTHPQDTSTQFNTLEYWTALAQLLERGLFDGLFIADIVGVYDVYQQSVDVTLKESIQLPVNDPLLLVSAMAAVTKNLGFGLTANLTYEPPYLFARRMSTLDHLSRGRVGWNIVTGYLDSAAKAMGLTAQVEHDRRYDQADEYLQVLYKLWEGSWENDAVLNDREQRIYAQPEKVHKVRHQGEFYQVEGYHLCEPSPQRTPVLFQAGSSERGLLFAGRHAECVFISGQNKPATKAQVDKVRASAIEAGRNPGDIKVFMGLNVIVGETEAAAWAKHAEYLSYASAEAGVAHFSASTGIDFSQYELDEPIQYVKSNAIQSATKTLQNNDWTRRKLLQQHALGGRYITVVGSPEQVADELESWIAETGLDGFNLTRIVTPQSYVDFIDLVIPELQRRGSYKTGYDNGTLREKLFRAEAHLPEQHTGSTYRQKAHGSINQ; this is encoded by the coding sequence ATGGCGGCCGGCAAGAAAAAGATCCTGCTCAACGCGTTCAACATGAACTGCATCGGGCACATCAACCATGGGCTGTGGACTCATCCCCAGGACACCTCGACTCAGTTCAACACCCTCGAATACTGGACCGCCCTGGCGCAATTGCTCGAGCGCGGGTTGTTCGACGGGTTGTTCATCGCCGACATCGTCGGCGTCTATGACGTGTACCAACAGTCGGTGGATGTCACGCTCAAAGAGTCGATCCAACTGCCGGTCAATGACCCATTGCTGCTGGTCTCCGCGATGGCCGCCGTGACGAAAAACCTGGGCTTCGGCCTCACCGCCAACCTGACCTACGAACCGCCCTACCTGTTTGCCCGACGCATGAGCACCCTCGACCACCTGAGTCGCGGCCGGGTCGGCTGGAACATCGTCACCGGCTACCTCGACAGCGCCGCCAAGGCCATGGGCCTGACGGCGCAAGTCGAGCATGACCGCCGCTACGACCAGGCCGATGAATACCTGCAAGTGCTCTACAAGCTGTGGGAGGGCAGTTGGGAAAACGACGCCGTGCTCAACGACCGCGAGCAGCGAATCTATGCCCAACCGGAGAAAGTGCACAAGGTCCGCCACCAAGGCGAGTTCTACCAGGTCGAGGGCTATCACCTGTGCGAACCGTCGCCCCAACGCACCCCGGTGCTGTTCCAGGCCGGCAGTTCCGAGCGTGGCTTGCTGTTCGCCGGGCGGCACGCCGAGTGCGTGTTCATCAGCGGCCAGAACAAACCGGCGACCAAGGCCCAGGTGGACAAGGTCCGCGCCAGTGCCATCGAGGCTGGACGCAACCCCGGGGACATCAAGGTGTTCATGGGCCTGAACGTGATCGTCGGCGAGACCGAGGCGGCCGCCTGGGCCAAGCATGCCGAGTACCTCAGCTACGCCAGTGCCGAAGCCGGGGTGGCGCATTTTTCCGCGTCGACGGGGATCGATTTTTCCCAGTACGAACTGGACGAGCCGATCCAGTACGTCAAGAGCAACGCCATCCAGTCCGCCACCAAGACCCTGCAGAACAACGACTGGACCCGGCGCAAATTGTTGCAGCAACACGCCTTGGGCGGTCGCTACATCACGGTGGTGGGCTCGCCCGAACAGGTGGCCGATGAGCTGGAGTCGTGGATTGCCGAAACCGGCCTCGATGGCTTCAACCTGACTCGCATCGTGACGCCGCAAAGCTACGTGGACTTCATCGACCTGGTGATCCCCGAGTTGCAGCGACGCGGCTCGTACAAGACCGGATACGACAACGGCACCTTGCGGGAAAAGCTGTTCCGCGCAGAGGCCCATCTACCCGAACAACACACCGGTTCGACCTACCGCCAAAAAGCGCACGGCTCAATTAATCAATGA
- a CDS encoding class I SAM-dependent methyltransferase, with protein MKHTADDLHTITATTLSHYNAVAESFREGTRDHDVSQNIDALLRHIQGQAPLHILDFGCGPGRDLRTFTAMGHVAVGLDGSAEFARMARQDSGCEVWQQDFLELDLPTERFDGIFANAVLFHVPVQELPRVLKQLHTTLKPGGVLFSSNPRGENQEGWNGQRFGAYHDLAAWRTLLTQAGFVELEHYYRPAGLPREQQPWLASVWRRPA; from the coding sequence ATGAAACACACCGCCGACGACCTGCACACCATCACCGCCACGACCCTGAGCCATTACAACGCCGTGGCAGAAAGCTTCCGCGAAGGCACCCGCGACCATGATGTCAGCCAGAACATCGACGCCTTGCTGCGCCATATCCAGGGCCAGGCACCGCTGCACATCCTGGATTTCGGCTGCGGCCCGGGGCGCGACCTGCGCACATTTACGGCCATGGGCCATGTCGCGGTCGGCCTCGACGGTTCAGCGGAATTTGCCCGCATGGCGCGCCAGGACAGCGGTTGTGAGGTGTGGCAGCAGGACTTCCTGGAACTCGACCTGCCGACCGAACGCTTTGACGGGATTTTCGCCAACGCGGTGCTGTTTCATGTCCCCGTCCAGGAGCTGCCTCGGGTACTCAAGCAACTGCACACCACGCTCAAGCCCGGCGGCGTGCTGTTCAGCTCGAACCCTCGGGGCGAAAACCAGGAAGGCTGGAACGGCCAGCGCTTCGGCGCCTATCACGACCTCGCGGCCTGGCGCACATTGCTCACGCAAGCGGGTTTTGTAGAGCTGGAGCATTATTACCGGCCGGCGGGGCTGCCGCGGGAGCAACAGCCTTGGTTGGCGAGTGTCTGGCGCAGACCTGCTTAG
- the serA gene encoding phosphoglycerate dehydrogenase produces the protein MSKTSLDKSKIKFLLLEGVHQSAVDVLKSAGYTSIEYITSSLPEAQLKEKIADAHFIGIRSRTQLTEEIFDHAKKLVAVGCFCIGTNQVDLNAARERGIAVFNAPYSNTRSVAELVLAEAILLLRGIPEKNASCHRGGWIKSAANSFEIRGKKLGIVGYGSIGTQLSVLAEGLGMQVFFYDTVTKLPLGNATQVNDLHELLGMSDIVTLHVPETAATQWMIGEKEIRAIKKGGILINAARGTVVKLDALAEAIKDKHLIGAAIDVFPVEPRSNDDIFESPLRGLDNVILTPHIGGSTAEAQANIGLEVAEKLVKYSDNGTSVSSVNFPEVALPAHPGKHRLLHIHENIPGVMSEINKVFAENGINISGQFLQTNEKVGYVVIDVDAEYSDLAQEKLQHINGTIRCRVLF, from the coding sequence ATGAGCAAGACTTCTCTCGATAAGAGCAAGATCAAGTTCCTTCTTCTCGAAGGCGTCCACCAATCGGCTGTCGACGTCCTCAAGTCGGCGGGCTACACCAGCATCGAGTACATCACCAGTTCTCTGCCGGAAGCCCAGCTCAAGGAAAAGATCGCCGATGCTCACTTCATCGGCATTCGCTCCCGTACTCAACTGACCGAAGAGATCTTCGACCACGCCAAGAAACTGGTGGCGGTCGGCTGCTTCTGCATCGGCACCAACCAGGTTGACCTCAACGCGGCTCGCGAGCGCGGTATCGCGGTGTTCAACGCGCCGTACTCCAACACCCGTTCCGTCGCCGAGCTGGTGCTGGCCGAAGCGATCCTGCTGCTGCGCGGCATCCCTGAGAAGAACGCTTCCTGCCACCGTGGTGGCTGGATCAAGAGCGCGGCCAACTCCTTCGAAATCCGCGGCAAGAAGCTGGGTATCGTCGGCTACGGCTCGATCGGCACGCAGTTGTCGGTACTGGCTGAAGGCCTGGGCATGCAAGTGTTCTTCTACGACACCGTGACCAAGCTGCCCCTGGGCAACGCCACCCAGGTCAACGACTTGCACGAGCTGCTGGGCATGTCCGACATCGTGACCCTGCACGTACCGGAAACCGCCGCCACCCAGTGGATGATCGGCGAGAAGGAAATCCGTGCCATCAAGAAGGGCGGGATCCTGATCAACGCCGCGCGTGGCACCGTGGTCAAGCTCGACGCCCTGGCCGAAGCGATCAAGGACAAGCACCTGATCGGCGCCGCCATCGACGTGTTCCCGGTGGAGCCACGCTCCAACGACGACATCTTCGAAAGCCCGCTGCGTGGCCTGGACAACGTGATCCTGACCCCGCACATCGGCGGTTCCACCGCTGAAGCCCAAGCCAACATCGGCCTGGAAGTGGCGGAGAAGCTGGTCAAGTACAGCGACAACGGTACGTCGGTATCGTCGGTGAACTTCCCGGAAGTGGCCCTGCCGGCCCACCCTGGCAAGCATCGCCTGCTGCACATCCACGAGAACATCCCGGGTGTGATGAGCGAGATCAACAAGGTCTTCGCCGAAAACGGCATCAACATTTCCGGTCAGTTCCTGCAGACCAACGAGAAAGTCGGCTACGTCGTGATCGACGTCGACGCCGAATACTCGGACCTGGCGCAAGAGAAGCTGCAGCACATCAATGGCACGATTCGTTGCCGCGTGTTGTTCTAA